A stretch of Polypterus senegalus isolate Bchr_013 chromosome 3, ASM1683550v1, whole genome shotgun sequence DNA encodes these proteins:
- the cdkn1a gene encoding cyclin-dependent kinase inhibitor 1 isoform X1, giving the protein MPVRMNNIMDLKKGILQSPSNRKVCRNLFGPVDRDQLHAEYQEILQKVTRDSALKWGFDFVNETPLEGSNYQWERVPSGKVPALYRSCFVAASIQGIRLGKENAPVALEQTGKPFSCQNQESTPKKCSSGVLKRKQTNITDFYQSKKMFVQRTEKA; this is encoded by the exons ATGCCTGTCAGGATG aataacATCATGGACCTGAAGAAGGGTATCTTGCAGTCCCCTTCAAACAGAAAGGTGTGCCGTAACCTGTTTGGCCCTGTTGACCGGGATCAGCTGCATGCTGAGTACCAAGAAATTCTGCAGAAGGTGACTCGGGACTCGGCCCTCAAGTGGGGTTTTGACTTTGTGAATGAGACCCCACTGGAGGGTAGCAACTACCAGTGGGAACGTGTTCCTAGTGGCAAAGTACCTGCACTGTACCGCTCCTGTTTTGTGGCTGCCAGCATACAGGGAATAAGGCTGGGGAAGGAGAATGCGCCAGTTGCACTGGAGCAAACTggcaagccctttagctgtcagAATCAGGAATCCACCCCCAAGAAGTGTTCTTCTGGAGTCCTCAAAAGGAAACAGACCAACATTACAG ATTTCTACCAGTCAAAGAagatgtttgtgcaaaggacggAGAAGGCTTAG
- the cdkn1a gene encoding cyclin-dependent kinase inhibitor 1 isoform X2, which translates to MDLKKGILQSPSNRKVCRNLFGPVDRDQLHAEYQEILQKVTRDSALKWGFDFVNETPLEGSNYQWERVPSGKVPALYRSCFVAASIQGIRLGKENAPVALEQTGKPFSCQNQESTPKKCSSGVLKRKQTNITDFYQSKKMFVQRTEKA; encoded by the exons ATGGACCTGAAGAAGGGTATCTTGCAGTCCCCTTCAAACAGAAAGGTGTGCCGTAACCTGTTTGGCCCTGTTGACCGGGATCAGCTGCATGCTGAGTACCAAGAAATTCTGCAGAAGGTGACTCGGGACTCGGCCCTCAAGTGGGGTTTTGACTTTGTGAATGAGACCCCACTGGAGGGTAGCAACTACCAGTGGGAACGTGTTCCTAGTGGCAAAGTACCTGCACTGTACCGCTCCTGTTTTGTGGCTGCCAGCATACAGGGAATAAGGCTGGGGAAGGAGAATGCGCCAGTTGCACTGGAGCAAACTggcaagccctttagctgtcagAATCAGGAATCCACCCCCAAGAAGTGTTCTTCTGGAGTCCTCAAAAGGAAACAGACCAACATTACAG ATTTCTACCAGTCAAAGAagatgtttgtgcaaaggacggAGAAGGCTTAG